The window GCGCTCCTGATTTCAGACTGGGGCCGCGTGACCTTTTTCCTGAATGGGCAGCCGCTGCCGGACGCGACGATGCTGGCAAAATTCGCCGAACGTGGGATTGAGGTAGAGCCTGAAACGGTGGTCGGGCTGGAAGGCGAGGCTCCGGGTTTAGACGGCGTTCGCTTGGCCGATGGTCGCTTCTTTCCACTGGACGCCCTGTTCGTGGCCTCGCGCATCCGTCCGGCGAGTGACCTGGCCGAGCAACTGGGATGCGCCTCCGAGGAAGGCCCGCAGGGGCAACTGCTGCACACCGACGCGACCAAACAGACCAGCGTGCCGGGCGTCTACGCGGCGGGCGATCTGACGGCGCGGGGTGGGAACGCTTCTCTGGCTGCCGCCGATGGGGTCTGGGCGGGCGTCTCGCTGCACCAATCCCTGATCTTCGGGCCCCTCTCGAAGCTGGAGCAGGTCATTCCAGCCCCAGTGCAGGCCGCAGCGCCCAGCAGCGTTCCCCTGAGAACCTGATCGAAGCTGCGTTGCCCTGTCCACCACCTCGGCACATCAGCCCGGAGAAACCAAAATGAATCAGCGAACAGATGACCCATCCCATTCATCCACTGCCCAGCAGTACTGAGAGGAGCGCTATCAGAACAACCCACGGCCCTGGACGGGGCGGCCCAACGCCATCCTGGCACGGTGGGCGGAACCGCTGACGCCGGGGAGCGCTCTGGATCTCGGTTGTAGCGAGGGCAACAGCGCCGTCTGGATGGCCCAGCGGGGCTGGCAGGTCACTGGCGCCGATATCTCGGCCACCGCCCTGGAACGCGCTGCACAGCACGCCGCCGATGCG of the Deinococcus sp. QL22 genome contains:
- a CDS encoding NAD(P)/FAD-dependent oxidoreductase, which encodes MLYDALIIGGSYAGLSGAVQIARSGRPICVLDGGQPRNRFATHSHGFFGQDGQTPRAMIAQARADLAAYPNVTFIATPATQARREGDHFSITLASGDTLHAQKLLLAYGVIDLLPETPGVAERWGQTVLHCPYCHGYEVRGKRLGVLSALPHSTHQALLISDWGRVTFFLNGQPLPDATMLAKFAERGIEVEPETVVGLEGEAPGLDGVRLADGRFFPLDALFVASRIRPASDLAEQLGCASEEGPQGQLLHTDATKQTSVPGVYAAGDLTARGGNASLAAADGVWAGVSLHQSLIFGPLSKLEQVIPAPVQAAAPSSVPLRT